The following proteins come from a genomic window of Triticum aestivum cultivar Chinese Spring chromosome 6A, IWGSC CS RefSeq v2.1, whole genome shotgun sequence:
- the LOC123129380 gene encoding F-box/kelch-repeat protein At3g61590 — protein MHYDSSGVVLGFGLEEISGSSFGLDAAAPVVLGFNFIRQSSLAASFPPSVDAQDCAAAAAFPMSAMTATLHHRPRSRSPLEDEDLLSEILLRLPPQPSSLPRASAVCKRWRRLVSDSGFLRRYRQHHRRSPPVLGFFRSDYPGISYTPAMEAPDRVPASRFSLHLNDRYIILSCRHGLVLISHSSRNQVLVWDPVTGDQHRVAAPLGIDMTTTPMDGQVLRAAADAQHFQVVLVNYKKKYARAIAAIYSSETGVWSNLIQTPVPREAMEYESMPPVLVGDSLYILLPGDSTSVILEVDLDSQSLAVSGLPMDTFAKDQFLMVMRAEGGGLGVLSLTGFAAELWKRNTNCDGVASWVLGRTFELDKLLPLNSENIRHTAMVAYAEENNVAFLRTFDSIFMVQLESLQFSKLPENSNCDICYPLESVYAAETSIGGGHDGADQNMLNQ, from the exons ATGCACTATGATTCGTCTGGGGTGGTGCTGGGGTTTGGGTTGGAAGAAATCTCTGGCAGTTCTTTCGGCCTCGACGCGGCGGCGCCT gtgGTTTTGGGCTTCAATTTCATTCGTCAATCGTCACTCGCAGCGTCATTTCCCCCATCTGTGGACGCCCaagactgcgccgccgccgccgccttccccatgAGCGCCATGACGGCCACCCTCCACCACCGTCCCCGCTCGCGCTCGCCCCTGGAAGACGAGGATCTgctctccgagatcctcctccgcctcccgccgcagcCGTCCTCCCTCCCCCGCGCATCCGCCGTCTGCAAGCGCTGGCGCCGCCTCGTCTCCGACAGCGGCTTCCTCCGCCGCTACCGCCAACACCACCGCCGCAGCCCTCCGGTCCTCGGTTTCTTCCGCAGCGACTATCCAGGCATCTCCTACACGCCTGCCATGGAGGCCCCCGACCGTGTCCCCGCCAGTCGCTTCTCCTTGCATCTCAATGACAGGTACATTATCCTCAGCTGCCGCCATGGCCTCGTGCTCATCTCCCACTCGTCGCGGAACCAGGTCCTGGTATGGGACCCCGTCACCGGCGACCAGCACCGCGTTGCTGCTCCCCTAGGGATCGACATGACCACTACCCCGATGGACGGGCAGGTGCTTCGCGCTGCCGCCGACGCCCAACACTTCCAGGTGGTATTGGTAAACTACAAGAAGAAATATGCACGAGCAATCGCGGCCATTTACTCGTCGGAGACCGGTGTATGGAGTAATCTCATCCAAACACCGGTTCCACGTGAGGCCATGGAATATGAATCCATGCCCCCTGTGCTGGTCGGGGATTCTCTTTACATCTTGCTCCCTGGCGATAGTACAAGTGTAATTCTCGAGGTTGATTTGGATAGCCAGAGCCTAGCTGTGTCAGGTCTGCCAATGGATACCTTTGCCAAAGATCAATTCTTGATGGTTATGCGAGCAGAGGGTGGCGGGCTGGGCGTACTCTCCCTGACAGGATTCGCCGCCGAGTTATGGAAGAGGAATACTAACTGTGATGGTGTTGCTTCATGGGTGCTGGGACGAACTTTTGAACTGGATAAGCTACTTCCCTTGAATTCAGAGAATATAAGGCACACAGCGATGGTAGCTTATGCTGAGGAAAACAATGTGGCTTTCTTGCGGACATTTGACAGTATCTTCATGGTCCAGCTTGAGTCATTGCAGTTCAGTAAACTTCCTGAAAACAGTAATTGTGATATCTGTTATCCATTAGAAAGTGTCTATGCTGCAG AAACAAGCATTGGTGGTGGACATGATGGAGCTGATCAAAATATGCTGAATCAATGA